The Lysinibacillus pakistanensis genome includes a window with the following:
- a CDS encoding LolA family protein produces the protein MGNRIVKWLVLICTILLLSACGTASQEKVLKKVNGKWAETNGYELNASMEIKSGGEPRKYDVTVWHTKPDFYRVEVVESGKDVSQMIVRNADGVFVVTPTLNKMYKFQSDWPKKNSQAYLIGALAEDLAEDKNVVMKEQEKAYIFEAATRNSYKNSMPHQVITVNKKTLLPTSVVIMNDVKEEQIRITFKNIKLGVQHAAKEYAVEQFTETDQTKGEQAAPTEKDDKGEKDGKEAVGAEVENKEFQTNYPVVNWENTKMTEEKVIRENGMDRVILTFEGDKPFTVMQQPATKESAMLPVSSPGDPVDLGFTIGAITDTSISWEKDGVAFFVASSKLSRDEMIEVATSMTISSMK, from the coding sequence GTGGGCAACCGTATAGTTAAATGGCTCGTCTTAATTTGTACAATATTACTTCTGTCGGCGTGTGGTACAGCCTCACAGGAAAAAGTGTTGAAGAAGGTTAATGGTAAATGGGCAGAGACAAATGGTTATGAGTTAAATGCCTCGATGGAGATTAAATCGGGTGGAGAGCCAAGAAAATATGATGTAACAGTTTGGCATACTAAACCTGACTTTTATCGAGTAGAAGTAGTAGAAAGTGGGAAAGATGTTTCGCAGATGATAGTACGAAATGCAGATGGAGTGTTTGTAGTTACACCGACATTGAACAAAATGTATAAGTTCCAAAGTGACTGGCCAAAGAAAAACAGTCAGGCATATTTAATAGGTGCTCTAGCAGAAGATTTAGCTGAAGATAAAAATGTTGTCATGAAAGAGCAAGAAAAAGCATATATATTTGAAGCGGCTACTAGAAATAGCTATAAAAATAGTATGCCTCATCAGGTGATTACAGTAAATAAGAAAACATTGCTTCCAACTTCCGTGGTCATTATGAATGATGTAAAGGAAGAACAAATTCGTATAACATTTAAAAATATCAAATTAGGTGTTCAGCATGCAGCCAAGGAATATGCAGTTGAGCAATTTACGGAAACAGATCAAACAAAAGGTGAACAAGCTGCTCCTACAGAAAAGGATGACAAAGGCGAAAAAGATGGTAAAGAAGCAGTAGGTGCTGAAGTTGAAAATAAAGAGTTTCAAACAAATTACCCTGTTGTTAATTGGGAAAATACGAAGATGACGGAAGAAAAGGTAATTCGTGAGAACGGTATGGATCGTGTCATCTTAACATTCGAGGGTGACAAGCCATTTACAGTTATGCAACAACCAGCGACCAAAGAGAGTGCGATGCTACCAGTATCTTCACCAGGTGATCCGGTAGATTTAGGCTTTACAATCGGTGCAATAACAGATACATCTATTAGTTGGGAAAAGGATGGGGTTGCATTCTTTGTTGCATCAAGTAAATTATCTCGTGATGAAATGATAGAAGTTGCTACTTCTATGACGATAAGTAGTATGAAATAA
- a CDS encoding PH domain-containing protein codes for MSKEINRLHPISAIITSAKVLKSMILPVAIIFVTNGFKFSFNFTSDHFLKTLLLLGIWVVVAVLAVVSGIIRWRTFVYWFEEGELRVKYGLFVKKKRYIPFERIQSLNYNEGIFHRLFGLVKVQIETAGSKDGKPEAELTAIRKAAADAIELEMRRAKKQIAEETEDEQPAQMTEEEVVPQIYHMSIRDLLVLATTSGGIGVVLSGLAAIVSQFSDIIPYETVFHELADFVKIGAFLVALTVMFILIVAWFVSVVITLINYYEYTVRIEDEKLIITKGLLEKKRITLPLNRIQAIRIVENPVRQLFGFATVVVESAGGNGESGKDKKITLFPLIKKQDCLETLEQLFPEMNWHPEFIHSPKRARPFFYRIDFIWLIPIIGACSYFLYPYGLLSLLLVPLTILLGIWQHKTAGYMIDGKQLTMQYRVFNRITFFMEKKRIQSIESTQTYFQKRKNVMSIKATVMSGMTGMTGNVPSLEQKDAETILSWYEH; via the coding sequence ATGTCTAAGGAAATTAATCGTTTACATCCAATATCAGCTATTATAACGAGTGCAAAAGTATTAAAAAGCATGATTTTACCTGTTGCTATTATTTTTGTTACGAATGGTTTTAAATTTTCGTTTAATTTTACTAGCGATCATTTTTTAAAAACACTGTTATTGCTCGGTATTTGGGTAGTAGTAGCTGTACTTGCGGTTGTTAGTGGGATTATTAGATGGCGTACTTTTGTCTATTGGTTTGAAGAGGGTGAATTACGTGTAAAGTATGGCCTGTTTGTTAAAAAGAAGCGTTATATTCCATTTGAACGTATTCAAAGCTTAAATTACAATGAAGGAATTTTTCACAGGTTATTTGGTTTAGTAAAGGTACAGATTGAAACTGCAGGGAGTAAGGATGGAAAGCCTGAGGCAGAGTTAACGGCAATACGTAAAGCAGCAGCTGATGCAATAGAGCTGGAAATGCGTCGAGCAAAAAAACAAATAGCGGAAGAAACTGAAGATGAACAGCCTGCTCAAATGACAGAGGAAGAAGTAGTTCCACAGATTTATCATATGTCAATCCGTGATTTATTAGTCTTGGCAACGACCTCGGGTGGAATTGGCGTCGTACTGTCTGGTCTTGCAGCAATTGTCTCTCAGTTTTCAGATATAATTCCTTATGAAACTGTGTTTCATGAGTTAGCTGACTTTGTTAAAATTGGAGCCTTTTTAGTTGCACTAACAGTAATGTTCATCTTAATCGTTGCATGGTTTGTTTCTGTAGTAATTACATTAATTAACTACTATGAGTACACAGTTAGAATTGAAGATGAAAAGTTAATCATTACAAAAGGGTTACTTGAGAAAAAACGAATTACTTTACCCTTAAATCGAATTCAGGCAATTCGTATTGTAGAGAATCCAGTACGTCAATTATTTGGATTTGCAACAGTGGTTGTTGAAAGTGCTGGAGGAAATGGTGAGAGTGGAAAAGATAAGAAGATTACTTTATTTCCACTTATAAAAAAACAGGATTGTCTAGAAACGTTAGAGCAACTTTTCCCAGAAATGAACTGGCATCCAGAATTTATTCATTCTCCAAAACGTGCTCGTCCATTTTTCTATCGTATCGATTTTATTTGGCTCATCCCTATAATTGGTGCATGTAGTTATTTCTTGTATCCGTATGGTTTGCTTTCACTGCTGCTGGTTCCACTTACAATACTTCTGGGTATTTGGCAGCATAAAACAGCTGGTTATATGATTGATGGAAAGCAGCTTACAATGCAATACCGAGTATTTAATCGTATTACATTTTTTATGGAGAAAAAACGCATACAATCTATTGAAAGTACTCAAACGTATTTCCAAAAAAGAAAAAATGTTATGTCTATTAAAGCTACAGTAATGTCTGGAATGACTGGAATGACTGGAAACGTTCCGAGCTTAGAACAGAAGGATGCTGAAACCATCTTATCTTGGTATGAGCATTAA
- a CDS encoding rhomboid family intramembrane serine protease produces the protein MFSRTENFKQYTKYYPVVSTFIAINLIFYVLTILPGVGVLVLNYGIQLNFLIQNGEWWRILSAMFLHAGFLHMLFNMFSLYIFGPELEKIAGKARFITIYLLSGIVGNMATYLLNNDSGYGSLGASGAIFGIFGAFGALVYYTRRTMPMLRKLILPIIVISVIMTFIQPNVNVYAHLGGLVTGFILGLIYLHPKRILSWRKQKMAGK, from the coding sequence ATGTTTAGTAGAACAGAAAATTTTAAGCAATATACAAAGTATTACCCTGTTGTTTCTACGTTTATAGCGATTAATTTAATTTTTTATGTATTAACTATTTTACCTGGTGTTGGGGTACTTGTATTGAATTACGGAATCCAACTGAATTTCCTAATCCAGAACGGTGAATGGTGGCGTATTTTATCTGCAATGTTTTTACATGCCGGCTTCTTACACATGCTCTTTAATATGTTTTCATTGTATATTTTCGGGCCAGAGCTTGAAAAAATTGCAGGTAAGGCACGTTTTATAACTATTTATTTATTATCCGGCATTGTAGGAAACATGGCGACCTATCTACTTAATAATGATAGTGGCTATGGTAGTCTCGGTGCAAGTGGGGCTATTTTTGGCATTTTTGGTGCTTTTGGGGCGCTTGTTTATTATACACGCCGCACAATGCCTATGCTTCGCAAGCTAATCTTACCAATCATTGTAATCAGTGTCATTATGACTTTTATACAGCCAAATGTGAATGTCTATGCGCATTTAGGTGGCTTAGTAACTGGATTCATTCTTGGGTTGATTTATTTACACCCCAAAAGAATTTTAAGCTGGCGTAAACAAAAAATGGCAGGTAAATAG
- a CDS encoding D-alanine--D-alanine ligase has product MKKRIGLLYGGKSAEHEVSLSTARAVTGALNFEEYEVYPIFITPEGEWRRGGRLEKPASTIEELQFGDEATILENNITDFLMDKNGEATQFDVIFPLLHGTNGEDGTVQGLLEVLNLPYVGNGVLASSAGMDKVIMKQLFEIAGLPQVPYTYFIRSEWVNEKHTILARCEEQLNWPMFVKPANLGSSVGISKANNREELVTAIDIALQYDRKIVVEQGVAAREIELAVLGNDFPEVSVPGEIKPMTDFYDYDSKYKDGSTALIIPAELPAETVTSLQELAKRAFKAIDGSGLVRADFFVTAENNIYMNEVNTMPGFTPVSMYPLLWQHTNVSYPVLIDRLITLAIERYEEKQQLHYKKD; this is encoded by the coding sequence ATGAAAAAAAGAATCGGTTTATTATACGGCGGAAAGTCAGCAGAGCATGAGGTGTCATTGTCGACGGCACGTGCAGTCACTGGAGCTTTGAATTTCGAGGAGTATGAAGTATATCCGATTTTCATTACACCTGAGGGAGAATGGCGTCGAGGTGGACGTCTAGAAAAACCCGCAAGTACAATTGAAGAACTACAATTTGGTGACGAAGCCACGATTCTAGAAAATAATATTACAGATTTCTTAATGGATAAAAACGGGGAAGCTACACAGTTTGATGTTATTTTTCCGCTGTTACATGGTACAAATGGGGAGGATGGAACAGTCCAGGGATTACTTGAAGTTCTGAATTTACCGTATGTTGGTAATGGCGTGCTAGCATCATCAGCAGGCATGGATAAAGTAATCATGAAGCAATTATTTGAAATTGCTGGCTTACCTCAAGTGCCGTATACGTACTTCATTCGTAGCGAATGGGTGAACGAAAAGCATACGATTTTAGCTCGCTGTGAAGAACAATTGAATTGGCCAATGTTTGTAAAACCTGCAAACCTAGGTTCAAGTGTCGGAATTAGCAAAGCAAATAATCGTGAAGAACTGGTAACTGCAATTGACATAGCCCTGCAATATGATCGTAAAATTGTCGTTGAACAAGGAGTTGCAGCCCGGGAAATTGAACTAGCAGTCCTTGGAAACGACTTCCCAGAAGTTTCTGTACCTGGAGAAATTAAACCTATGACTGATTTTTATGATTACGATTCAAAATATAAAGATGGCTCAACAGCTCTTATTATTCCAGCAGAGCTACCTGCTGAAACAGTAACAAGCTTACAGGAGCTAGCAAAGCGTGCATTTAAAGCAATAGATGGAAGCGGGTTAGTTCGTGCGGATTTCTTTGTGACAGCTGAGAACAATATTTATATGAATGAAGTAAATACAATGCCTGGTTTTACGCCTGTGAGTATGTATCCGCTACTTTGGCAACATACAAATGTAAGCTATCCAGTGCTTATTGATCGTCTCATTACACTAGCAATCGAACGTTATGAAGAAAAACAACAGCTTCACTATAAAAAAGACTGA
- the acpS gene encoding holo-ACP synthase translates to MIKGIGLDIVEIERIAKALTRTNKFKDRILSEKERGLFEAHSETRRIEFLAGRFAAKEAFSKALGTGIGEQCKLHDIEILRGEAGNPVLYFKGRLVNGFVSITHTKQYAAAQVILLL, encoded by the coding sequence ATGATTAAAGGAATTGGTCTCGATATTGTAGAAATTGAACGTATTGCTAAAGCATTGACGCGAACAAATAAATTTAAAGATCGGATTTTATCTGAAAAGGAAAGAGGTTTATTCGAGGCACATTCAGAAACTCGTAGAATAGAATTTTTAGCTGGGCGATTTGCTGCTAAAGAGGCATTTTCCAAGGCTTTAGGAACGGGTATTGGGGAGCAATGCAAGCTCCATGATATTGAAATTTTAAGAGGAGAAGCTGGGAATCCTGTTTTATATTTTAAAGGAAGACTTGTAAATGGGTTTGTTAGTATCACACATACTAAGCAATACGCGGCAGCGCAGGTCATATTGCTGCTGTAA
- the alr gene encoding alanine racemase translates to MMTQQHFRPTKAIIDLQAIQQNVQNLKKLLRPNVQIIAVVKANAYGHGDVAVAKAALEAGATILAVATPDEALHIRAHFEEPDILVLGASPVSFVPFAAQKRIILTVFASEWVQQAAPLIAHEADPLRLHIKVDSGMGRIGVRSEQELLELSDIIQTANNMKLDGIFTHFATADEEDTSYFDRQAHFFEQCLSALPEKPRLVHASNTATSLVKGAHFQYDAVRYGISMYGLSPSSYVEGILPFQLQPAFTLESELVHVKQLQAGDSIGYGATYAAPSDLWIGTIPIGYADGAIRKLGGQEVLIDGQRMPIVGRICMDQCMVALPKAYAIGEKVTLIGRQGKDVISIDEWAVKLETINYEVPCIITARVPRVYV, encoded by the coding sequence ATGATGACACAGCAGCATTTTAGACCAACAAAAGCAATTATAGACTTACAAGCAATCCAACAAAACGTACAAAATTTGAAAAAACTACTTCGACCAAATGTTCAAATTATTGCTGTAGTAAAAGCCAATGCATATGGTCATGGAGATGTAGCTGTTGCTAAAGCAGCCTTAGAAGCTGGCGCTACTATCCTTGCCGTAGCAACACCCGACGAAGCATTACATATTCGAGCACATTTTGAAGAACCTGACATACTAGTTTTGGGTGCATCTCCAGTTTCGTTTGTACCTTTTGCAGCTCAAAAGCGCATTATTCTTACGGTATTTGCAAGTGAATGGGTCCAGCAGGCTGCTCCGTTAATAGCGCACGAAGCAGACCCGTTACGACTACATATAAAAGTAGATAGTGGAATGGGGAGAATCGGCGTTCGCTCTGAACAAGAGCTTTTGGAGCTTTCTGACATAATTCAAACAGCAAATAATATGAAACTTGATGGGATATTCACGCATTTTGCAACAGCAGATGAGGAGGATACATCCTACTTCGATAGACAAGCTCATTTCTTTGAGCAATGCCTTTCTGCTTTGCCTGAGAAACCTAGACTTGTCCATGCCTCAAATACGGCTACTTCTTTAGTTAAAGGCGCTCATTTCCAATATGACGCTGTCAGATATGGTATTTCAATGTATGGATTATCACCGTCGTCATATGTGGAAGGTATTCTACCTTTCCAATTACAGCCTGCGTTTACACTTGAAAGTGAGCTTGTCCATGTGAAGCAATTACAAGCAGGAGATTCTATTGGCTATGGAGCTACGTATGCTGCCCCTTCAGATTTGTGGATAGGAACCATACCAATAGGCTATGCAGATGGGGCAATTCGTAAACTAGGCGGTCAAGAAGTATTAATTGATGGTCAAAGAATGCCGATAGTTGGACGAATTTGTATGGACCAATGTATGGTTGCCTTACCAAAAGCATATGCTATAGGGGAGAAGGTAACACTTATTGGTCGTCAAGGGAAAGATGTCATTTCAATAGATGAATGGGCTGTTAAACTTGAAACCATTAATTACGAAGTACCATGCATAATTACAGCAAGAGTACCACGAGTATACGTTTAG
- a CDS encoding PH domain-containing protein, giving the protein MRAEPIHKISRKGLTVWRLYGVLQTILLLIVAVIVSYCTYYFEWPSFIYFIAVAVVLLSAILSVYLFPKIRWERWRYEVRENEIEVQHGLFVVKRTLIPMVRVQHVDTTQGPILKRYDLGNISISTAATVHTIPALVMDEADGLRARISELARVAEDDV; this is encoded by the coding sequence TTGAGAGCAGAACCAATTCATAAAATTTCCCGAAAAGGGTTAACTGTGTGGCGTTTATATGGTGTATTACAAACAATATTGCTATTGATTGTGGCAGTAATTGTTTCCTACTGCACGTATTATTTTGAGTGGCCATCATTTATTTATTTCATTGCTGTAGCAGTAGTTTTACTGAGTGCTATTTTATCAGTTTACTTATTTCCAAAAATAAGGTGGGAACGCTGGCGTTATGAGGTCCGTGAGAATGAAATTGAAGTACAACACGGTTTATTTGTTGTTAAACGTACACTTATTCCAATGGTGCGTGTACAGCATGTAGATACAACACAAGGGCCAATTTTAAAAAGATATGATTTAGGTAATATTTCAATATCAACAGCAGCAACTGTACATACGATTCCTGCGCTTGTGATGGATGAAGCTGATGGACTTCGTGCACGAATTTCGGAATTAGCAAGGGTGGCGGAAGATGATGTCTAA
- a CDS encoding alpha/beta hydrolase, translating to MSVGVLCIHGFSGGPYEIEPFTAYLRAHTDWLIEEPTLSGHGEELQMQGFTAKHWLMDAELAFRALAKKVNEVLVVGFSMGGIIALYLAKRYKVKKLVLLSAAAKYISPKQLVKDFKMLASEAYHRNLSNNELFMRYRHKFNNVPLSSTIEFMRLVRMVEPYYKDIDIPVYIVQGILDGIVPYHTAQFLYDELISNDKTLYFSDNGKHHICFDKDCTKWFSQVLTFLKGK from the coding sequence ATGTCAGTAGGTGTATTATGTATACACGGATTTTCAGGAGGTCCCTATGAAATAGAGCCTTTTACTGCCTATTTACGAGCTCATACAGATTGGCTCATTGAGGAGCCTACTTTATCAGGTCACGGTGAGGAATTACAGATGCAAGGCTTTACTGCTAAGCATTGGCTAATGGATGCTGAACTCGCCTTTCGAGCACTGGCTAAGAAGGTAAATGAGGTTCTAGTAGTTGGGTTTTCAATGGGAGGGATTATTGCGCTATATCTTGCTAAACGCTATAAGGTGAAAAAGCTTGTGTTACTAAGCGCAGCTGCCAAATATATAAGTCCCAAGCAATTGGTCAAGGATTTTAAAATGCTTGCGTCGGAGGCGTACCATCGCAATCTATCTAATAACGAGCTGTTTATGCGATATCGACATAAGTTTAACAATGTGCCTTTATCATCAACAATAGAATTTATGAGACTTGTTCGAATGGTTGAGCCATACTATAAAGATATTGATATTCCTGTCTATATTGTTCAAGGAATATTAGACGGAATAGTGCCTTATCATACAGCTCAATTCTTATATGATGAATTAATTTCAAACGATAAAACATTGTATTTTTCTGATAATGGTAAGCACCATATATGTTTCGACAAGGATTGTACTAAGTGGTTTTCTCAAGTTTTGACGTTTTTAAAGGGAAAATAA
- a CDS encoding UDP-N-acetylmuramoyl-tripeptide--D-alanyl-D-alanine ligase, with the protein MKKTLKQLAAWLNDEVPAFGDTEVTGISIDTRTIQQGDLFVPFRGEQTNGHKFVMQAFEKGAGASLWQKDEPNPPQDVPLLFVDDPELALQQMAHAYRSEHKAKFIGITGSNGKTSTKDILAGVLTPFFKVQKTIGNFNNQLGLPITILQLDEDTDVAVLEMGMSGFGEIEFLTKLARPHMTVITNIGEAHMQDLGSRAGIAKAKFEIVQGMSANGVLFYDGDEPLLKELVAKEQNLHAVAFGLMPGNLLYAENIEATTNGSSFTAHGVIEGNFFISVLGKHQVKNTLVAMLISQKLGLNDDQIRASLKQVTLTDMRMQQVQGTNGALFINDAYNAAPTSVKAAIQFIASSTIRSEKWLVLGDMLELGPNEKVFHENLSEDIQGQEISYVCLFGPRMAYLYDILKERFDAEHLLYVKDDYAPIIEKLQQANKESIVLLKGSRGMKLETILKAFT; encoded by the coding sequence GTGAAAAAAACATTAAAACAATTAGCTGCATGGTTAAATGATGAGGTGCCAGCTTTTGGTGATACAGAAGTAACAGGTATTTCAATTGATACAAGAACGATTCAGCAGGGAGATTTATTCGTGCCATTTCGAGGTGAACAGACTAATGGCCATAAATTTGTTATGCAGGCCTTTGAAAAGGGGGCTGGTGCCTCCCTTTGGCAGAAAGATGAACCAAATCCACCTCAAGATGTACCATTGCTATTTGTAGATGACCCAGAGCTAGCCTTACAGCAAATGGCACATGCTTATAGAAGTGAGCATAAGGCGAAATTTATTGGGATTACTGGTTCGAATGGTAAAACGTCAACGAAAGATATTTTAGCAGGAGTGCTTACACCGTTTTTTAAAGTACAAAAAACAATTGGAAATTTTAATAATCAGCTTGGTCTCCCGATTACAATTTTACAGCTTGATGAAGATACAGATGTTGCTGTGCTAGAAATGGGAATGAGTGGCTTTGGAGAAATCGAATTTTTAACGAAACTTGCTCGTCCACATATGACGGTAATTACAAACATTGGAGAAGCTCATATGCAAGACTTGGGTTCACGCGCAGGAATTGCAAAAGCAAAATTTGAAATCGTTCAAGGGATGTCAGCAAATGGCGTGCTATTTTATGATGGAGATGAACCTTTGCTTAAAGAATTAGTTGCAAAAGAGCAAAATCTTCATGCGGTGGCATTTGGTTTAATGCCAGGGAACCTATTATATGCAGAAAATATCGAAGCAACTACTAATGGCAGTAGCTTTACAGCACATGGAGTGATTGAAGGAAACTTCTTTATTTCAGTTCTTGGAAAGCATCAGGTGAAAAATACATTAGTAGCCATGTTAATTTCACAAAAATTAGGTTTAAACGATGACCAAATTCGTGCATCCTTAAAACAAGTGACCCTCACAGATATGCGCATGCAGCAAGTGCAGGGAACAAATGGAGCATTATTTATAAATGATGCCTATAATGCTGCTCCAACATCTGTAAAGGCAGCTATCCAGTTTATCGCATCTTCAACAATCCGTTCTGAAAAATGGCTTGTGTTAGGTGATATGCTGGAACTTGGGCCAAATGAAAAGGTTTTCCATGAGAATTTATCAGAGGATATTCAGGGTCAGGAAATTTCCTATGTTTGCTTGTTCGGTCCACGCATGGCTTATTTATATGATATTTTAAAAGAGCGTTTTGATGCGGAGCATTTATTATATGTTAAGGATGATTATGCCCCAATCATTGAAAAGCTACAGCAAGCTAACAAAGAGTCTATTGTTTTACTAAAGGGTTCTCGAGGAATGAAATTAGAAACAATATTAAAGGCTTTTACGTGA
- a CDS encoding GNAT family N-acetyltransferase — MFKYDINENTYLKLLDLNDVDELFTLTDRSRETLREWLPFVDDVRTVEDTEKFVRNAMHQYANNNGIQAGIYYEGKLAGVIGYHQVNWQHRWTSIGYWLGNDFVGKGLVTNSMKAFIDYAFSYLKLNRIEVRVAVGNIRSRTIPKVLGFNEEGRLRDAEWLYDHHVDQVVYGLTAAEWKKLKSTNENTIVL; from the coding sequence TTGTTTAAATATGATATTAACGAAAACACGTATTTGAAATTGTTGGATTTAAACGATGTAGATGAGTTATTTACATTGACAGATCGGTCTAGGGAAACTTTGCGAGAGTGGTTACCTTTCGTAGATGATGTGAGAACGGTAGAGGATACAGAAAAATTCGTAAGAAATGCGATGCACCAATATGCTAATAATAATGGTATACAAGCAGGGATTTATTATGAGGGGAAGCTTGCAGGAGTAATTGGCTATCATCAAGTGAATTGGCAACATAGATGGACGAGTATCGGTTATTGGTTAGGAAACGATTTTGTTGGTAAGGGGTTAGTTACTAATTCAATGAAAGCTTTTATTGATTATGCTTTTAGCTATTTAAAGTTAAATCGTATAGAAGTACGTGTTGCTGTAGGGAATATTCGAAGCCGTACAATACCAAAAGTGCTTGGTTTTAACGAGGAAGGTCGTTTGAGAGACGCTGAATGGTTATATGATCATCATGTCGATCAGGTAGTCTACGGATTAACGGCAGCTGAATGGAAAAAACTAAAATCAACGAACGAGAATACTATCGTTTTATAA
- a CDS encoding DEAD/DEAH box helicase, whose amino-acid sequence MTNFSELNISESTLRSVKRMGFEEATPIQEGTIRFAIEGRDVLGQAQTGTGKTAAFGIPLIEKIDPKNPNIQALVIAPTRELAIQVSEELYKIGYDKRVKLLSVYGGQEIGRQIRALKNRPQIIVGTPGRIIDHINRRTLKLEDVQTLVLDEADEMLNMGFIDDINSILENVPTERQTLLFSATMPPAIRKIAETFMRDPEIVKIKAKELTVDNIDQYFVKSAEREKFDILSRLLNVHQPELAIIFGRTKRRVDELAQALSIRGYLAEGIHGDLSQAKRISVLRQFKENKIDILVATDVAARGLDISGVTHVYNFDIPQDPESYVHRIGRTGRAGKSGLAVTFVTPREMGYLRIVEETTKKRMTPLRPPTSDEALEGQQRLAVETLEGLIANNNLGDYRTFAAELLENHDALDVVAAALRTLTKEPDDTPVTITEERPLPMRRERSSNNRGGDRGRNNRSFNGRRDSGRSGDRRGGSRRDGGRREGGARREGGQGRSRAPRRHED is encoded by the coding sequence TTGACAAATTTTTCAGAATTAAATATTAGTGAATCTACATTACGCTCTGTAAAGCGTATGGGATTTGAAGAAGCAACACCAATCCAAGAAGGTACTATTCGTTTTGCTATCGAAGGCCGCGACGTATTAGGTCAAGCACAAACTGGTACTGGTAAAACTGCCGCTTTCGGGATTCCACTTATCGAAAAAATTGACCCAAAAAATCCAAATATCCAAGCATTAGTAATTGCTCCAACTCGTGAATTAGCAATTCAAGTATCAGAAGAGCTTTATAAAATTGGTTATGATAAACGTGTAAAATTATTATCAGTTTACGGTGGGCAAGAAATTGGCCGTCAAATTCGTGCACTGAAAAATAGACCTCAAATCATTGTTGGTACACCAGGACGTATTATTGATCATATTAATCGTCGTACGTTAAAATTAGAAGATGTGCAAACATTAGTACTAGATGAAGCAGATGAAATGTTAAACATGGGCTTTATAGATGATATTAATTCAATTTTAGAAAACGTGCCGACTGAGCGTCAAACATTACTGTTCTCAGCAACAATGCCACCAGCTATTCGCAAAATTGCTGAAACATTCATGCGTGATCCAGAAATCGTAAAAATTAAAGCAAAAGAATTAACAGTTGATAATATTGATCAATATTTTGTGAAGTCTGCTGAACGCGAAAAGTTCGACATTTTATCTCGCTTATTAAACGTTCACCAACCAGAGCTTGCTATCATCTTTGGACGTACAAAACGTCGCGTGGATGAGCTTGCACAGGCCCTATCAATTCGCGGATACTTAGCAGAAGGTATTCATGGTGATTTAAGCCAAGCAAAACGTATTTCAGTATTACGTCAATTTAAAGAAAATAAAATTGATATTCTTGTTGCCACAGATGTAGCTGCACGTGGACTTGATATTTCTGGTGTAACACATGTTTATAATTTTGACATTCCACAAGATCCTGAATCATATGTTCACCGTATTGGTCGTACAGGGCGCGCAGGTAAATCAGGTCTTGCAGTAACATTTGTAACACCTCGTGAAATGGGTTATTTACGTATTGTTGAGGAAACAACGAAAAAACGTATGACACCACTTCGTCCACCAACTTCTGATGAAGCTCTTGAAGGTCAACAACGGTTAGCTGTAGAGACGCTAGAAGGTCTTATCGCGAATAATAATCTAGGTGATTATCGTACATTTGCAGCAGAATTACTTGAAAATCATGATGCGCTTGATGTTGTTGCTGCTGCTCTTCGTACATTAACAAAAGAGCCAGATGATACACCAGTAACTATTACGGAAGAACGACCATTACCAATGCGTCGTGAGCGTTCTTCTAACAATCGTGGCGGAGATCGTGGACGTAATAACCGTAGCTTTAACGGACGTCGAGATAGTGGACGTAGCGGAGACCGACGTGGCGGAAGTCGTCGAGATGGCGGACGCCGTGAAGGTGGTGCTCGTCGTGAGGGTGGACAAGGGCGCTCTCGTGCACCACGACGTCACGAAGATTAA